The Sphingobacteriales bacterium nucleotide sequence AGACAGCAAAATATATTCCAGATAATGTTTTTAAAATAGCAGATGCAAAACGTGGAGATATAGGCAATACATCTAAAATGTATGCAAGAGCTTTTTTTGATGAGATGAATTTTGACGCAATTACTGTTGCACCATACATGGGAAAAGATTCTATTCAACCATTTTTAGAATATAAGAAAAAATGGACAATTATTTTAGGTTTAACATCAAATATTGGTAGCCTCGATTTTCAATTTATAAAATCTAATAAAAAACCAATCTATCAGCATGTAATAGAAACTTGTATGCAATATGGTGATGATGAAAATACAATGTTTGTAGTAGGTGCTACGCAAGATAAATATATACAACATATACGTACATTCTGTCCTAATCACTTTTTTTTGGTGCCTGGTGTTGGTGCGCAAGGTGGAAGTTTAGAAGCTATTGCAAAAAATGGATTGAATAAAGATGTTGGTTTGTTAATCAATAATACACGTGGAATAATTTATGCATCTAATGGAAAAGATTTTGCTGAAAAGGCGAGAGCAGAAGCATTGAAAATGCAAGCAGAAATGAAAATATTATTAAAATCAATATGATTTTTTCAGACGAAGAAAAGCAATATTACTCAAGACAAAATTTATTGCCTGAAGTTTCAATAGAGAAGCAATGGCAATTAAAACAATCAAGTGTATTAGTTGTTGGTGCTGGTGGTTTAGGTGCTACAGTATTGCAAATTTTAGCAAGAGCTGGTGTTGGAAAAATTGGTGTTGTAGATTTTGACACCATAGATATTACTAATATTCATAGGCAAATATTATATACTTATGCTGATGTTGGAAAATATAAAGTTGATGTAGCTGTAGAAAATTTAAAGCATATAAATCCATTCATTCATATTGAACCTTATCAGTTAAAAATATCGAATACAAATATTGTTGAGCTAATATCAAATTATGATATTGTAGTTGATGCTACTGATAATTTTAATGCTAAATATTTAATAAATGATGCTTGTGTGTTATATAATAAAATATTAGTCTTTGCTGCTGTGCAGCAACATGTTGGTCAAGTTGCAGTTTTTAATTTTAATGGAAGTTGTAATTATCGTGATGTTTTTCCTGAAATTCCTATGCAGCTAAATAATTGCAATACAATTGGTGTGTTGAATACTGCAGTAAATGTTATTGGCACATTACAAGCCAACGAAGTCTTGAAAGTTATTTTAGAATTAGATAATATTTTATGTAATAAACTATTGATTTATGATGTATTGAATAACACACAACAACTATTAAGAATTAAAAAACAATATCTGTTTAGTTTTAAAGATTTAGAACATCATAACAAAGATATAAGCGAAATTGATGTAGATGATTTAGCGCAACTTAATCCATTGGAATATTATTTAATTGATGTGAGAAGTGCTTATGAACATCAACAAGAAAATATTGGTGGCTTAAATTTTCCTTTAGGAATACTAGAAGATAAATTACAAGAATTAGATAAAAACAAACAAATTATATTCTATTGCAATACAAATGTAAGAAGCAAAACAGCTGCAAAAGTTGCCAGAAAAATAGGATTTGAAAATGTTATTATTTTAAGTAGATAACTATTTTTTCAATAGTTCTTTTATCTCATCTCTAACTTTGTCTGAAGTTGGGTCAGTTGTTGATAGAAAATAATCTACAACATTGCCTTCTTTGTCTAATAAATACTTTTGAAAATTCCATTTTGGATGTGTTAGCATATTTGGACCAGGAGCATTGTCGCCCAAAAATTTAAAAATCGCATTTTGATTGTCGCCTTTTTTTACATGTATTTTCTCCATTATTGGAAAAGTTACACCATAATTAATTTGACAAAATTGTGCTGCATCTTCAGCAGAATTTGGCTCTTGTCCAGCAAAATCATTAGAAGGAAAACCTAAGATTTCAAAACCTTCGTTCTTAAATTCTTGGTACAGTTTCTCTAGTTTTTCAAACTGAGGTGTGAAACCACATTTCGATGCAGTATTCACAATCATAACTACTTTTCCGTTATAATCACTTAGATTTATTTCTTTTCCGCTTGCTGTTTTCGCTTGCAGTGTTGAGATTGAATTTTTCATTTTGTATAATATATTTTGTTCCGTTTCGTTGATATGTTTCGTCTAATCTAATGACATAGTTTTCTATTTCTGCATCTTCGCCTTCAGCATCATAAGTTGATTTTAAATCTAAATCGAAGAATTTTGCGCCAAAATTCCACCAAAAAGTTTTAAAGCCACCTCTGTAATCTTTTAATAAATCAAATACACTAACTCCAGTTTCTCTGTGCACTAATTTAATTAAAAATTTGCCTTGTGTGCGTGTCATGTTTTTTAATTCTTCTTGATAGGCATCTTTTAGTAAATCTTCTGCTTTATTTAAAAACGCTTTTTGTTCCTTTTTGTTCAATGTTTTTATATGTTCGTCTATCACTTGTGAAAGACGTGCAATTCTAAGCGCATAAGGATATACTTTTTTTAGGTAATTTTGGTCGCGATACGAAATGGTAACTGGCTTTAATTTTGTGGCTTGTATAAGCACTGGCTCAAGAATTACTTCTTCAATCAAAGTATCTCCATCAACAACTACAGATGGTAGTACAATTTTCTCATCATTGCTTTGTGCAAATGACGATTGTATGATTGATGATATTAAAAATAAAAGTACTAAGTTTTTCATTGTAAAATATTATCCAAATTTATACCAAATTTTAGATTCCATTTTTATTTGAATTATAAAATATGTTAAAATTGTAATTTGTTTTTAATGTCTAACTATTTCTAATGACCAAATGTTGTATTAAACTTTCTAGAATCTCTTTTTTCTCGTTTGATATGCTTAGCTTCTCTAAATTTTCTTTTGCTATTTGTATAAAGTTATTTCTACGCTCAATAGAATAATTGTAGATATTGTATTTATTATAAATAGATAAAACCTTTTCTACCTTTTTGTCAGTATTTTTACTGTTTATTATTTCTTCTAATGTCGTATCGTTATTGTTTTTTGATTGTTCTAATGCTTTAATGAATAGAATTGTTTTTTTATTCTGTAAAATATCGCCGCCTAATTGTTTGCCTACATCTTTTGTCTCACCATAGCAATCTAAAATATCATCTTGAATTTGAAATGCAATGCCAAGATTTAAACCATATTGATACATTGCAATTGCATCTTCTGCTGATGCGCCACCAATAATAGCACCAATTTGCATACTTGCAGCCAAAAGCACAGCTGTTTTTAGCTTTATCATGTTGATGTACTCAAGTTCTGTTACACTTTGTTGTTGTTCAAAATTTATATCATATTGCTGACCTTCACAAACTTCAATTGCTGTCTGCGTGAAAATATTAAATATCTTATTAAAATATTTGCTTTCAATTTTCGATAAACATTGATATGCATAAATCAATAATACATCACCACTTAGTATCGCTGTTGTTATATTGTATTTTTCATGCAAGGTTTGGTGTCCACGTCTGAGTGGTGCGTCGTCCATAATATCATCATGTATTAATGTAAAATTGTGAAAGTACTCTGTAGCTAGTGCAGCATCAAGTGCATGTGTGTACGATTTGTTGTATAACTCAGTGCAAAGTAATAAAAGTGCTGGTCTCAATCGTTTACCACCAATTTGCAAAAAATAATTATTGGGTTCATATAATTCTTGAGGTGATTGTGTGAATTTATTCTGATTTAGATAGTCTAAAAAATATTCTCTTAGTTGTTCCAAGGTATGCATGTACAAAAATAAGATTAATTGTACTTATTGTTTGTGTTTTTTGTATATTCGTTGTCTTGTTTTAAAAAAAATAATTATTGATTATTAAATAAAATTTGAATTATGTCATTAGAAGAGTTTAAAAAGAAGCGAGCATATAGACAAAGAAATTGGACACAAGTTAATGCATCAAACTCATGGAGTATGTTTAGAATAATGAGTGAGTTTGTTGATGCATACGATAAAATGGATAGAATTGGTCCATGTGTTTCAATATTTGGTTCTGCTCGTACAAAACCAGATAATCCATATTATCAATTGGCAGAAGCATTGGCAGAAAGATTGGTGGAAGAAGGTTATGGTGTAATAACTGGTGGTGGTCCTGGAATTATGGAAGCAGGCAATAAAGGTGCTGCCAACAAAGAAGGAAAATCTGTAGGTTTAAATATTGAATTGCCATTTGAGCAAGGTCATAATCCATACATAGATCATGACAAAGTAATTACACACCATTATTTCTTTGTAAGAAAAGTTGTGTTTGTAAAATATGCACAAGGCTTTGTGTATTTGCCTGGTGGCTTTGGTACTTTTGATGAATTGTTTGAGGTGATGACATTGGTGCAAACTAAAAAAATTGAACGTGTGCCAATAGTATTAATGGGCAAAAGTTTTTGGGCTGGCTTGTTAGATTGGATAAAAACAGAAGTGTTAGCCAATCAGCAGAATATTAATGAAGTAGATTTGGATTTGTTTTTAATTACTGATGATGTAGAAGAAGCTATTGAATATATCAATAATTTCTACGATACAGAACAGCATGATTTAAAACCAAACTTTACTTAATAGCATACATTTTACTAAACCATTCGTAGTCTGGCGTATTGCTGTCTAATGTGTATTTATTGAATTTTTGAGGATGTTCTTTAAATTTGATTAATGTATCAAAAGCACGTGCAATATTCTTAAAATACGTTTGATGATAGCCAATATTGTTTTTTCTTTTTACATAGCTTTTAAATGCTTTTAAATTTGATTTAAGCAAATCAAGCTCGTTGATTTCATAATATATTTTTAGCAAAAGATGTTTCATGTTCAAATTCCAAAGTATGTCTTTAAATTGATGTGTCATCAATATTTTAATTGCTTTGTTGTATTCTTGTTTGGCATAAAATAATTTTGCCTGATTGAAAGCTAGTGTAATTGCTCGGAATTCAGATTCTATATAAATATTGTATTTCTTTATAAATTTTTCTACATCTTTTAGTCTATTTAGTCTAATGCCAAGTGTTACAACATTAGAAAAAATAAATCTAGTGATATGTTCGTAGTCATAAAGAAATTTTTTATTTAAGGCATATATGTATAGCTCAAATCCAGCAATACGATATTTTATAATATTCTGATTGTGTTTTTTTACACAGTAATTTATGATTATTTTATATAAATTATTTATATCTATAAAAGAAAATAGATTTTCATATTTTTTTAAGTTTTTTACTAAGTTGTCAAAGTTTACTTCATCATCATTGTTGATTAAAATATAAGTTTGATAATAAATATTGATTAATGGATTGCTAAGTAATTCGGATTTTGGTAAATAATTTAAGATAGGTTCTAATAAAATATTTTCAGTTACTTCGGAGTTTAGTGCTTTTATAGAACTTGTTTGTGTGGCATTTTTTAGCAATTCAATTACATAATAAATGTTTAGATGATGGTTGATTTCATTTACATATTGCAATGTATTTCTGTTTTGAATTGAGCTTATTTCATATTGATTGCTGAAAAAATGAAAAGCATCTAAATAATATTTATTGTCTTTTATTTTTGTTTCTGTATAATTTCAACACCATCTTGCAATTTTATTTCAGCATATTTGTGTAGTTGTTTTCCAAGATAAAATTCTGCTAAAATATGATGTTGGCTAATTTTATTTTTATCATAATGATATTCTACGATAAATTCTTCCAATAATTGTGTGCAAAGCCAAATTAAATGTCTAATGACTAAGTCTTTGTATGCTGTTTGCTCGCCATAAAGATGTAAAAATGCCTTTTCTTTTGTAACAATATGCTCATTTATGCTTTTCTTTGAAGAAAAAATAAAAAAAAATCATACAAATCTTTGTGCAATTTGACATAATGAATAATAACGTATTTTTTTAACAGTCTTTTTTCTTCTTTATTTAAAGCTAAATAGGTTTGTATTAATTTTGTTTCATACATTTTTATTCTATTTTATTTCCATTTTTTATTGACAAACGGATTTTTTTATAATTCAAAAATAAGTTTTTTTTTATAAACTTTGTATAGAAATTAATTTTAATGAAAAAATATATAAAATTCATCTTAGCCACATTTGTATGCACAATGCTTATTTTTTCCAGTTGCAGCAAATCAGCATCTAGTCCAAAAGATGATCAAAACAACTTGCGTAGAATTAAAAAATCTAATAAGATAATAATTGATAATGCAAATAGAGTAGATAGAGAAAATGCAGATAGAATCATTGAATCTATTACGTATTTCTATAATGATGATGACTTATTAATACAGCTTAATTTTTATGCTGATACTGCTGCTGGTACACCATTGCAAGCAGCTTGGGACGTAGAGTATTATAATAATATTGCCACATTAAGTTCGGTAACTAATAGTAGCGTAGGCTTGCAATTTATACATGATAACCAAAAACGTGTTTTAGTAGTAAAATCAATAATAAATGGACTGGATAGTATAAAATTCTATTATGGTGACTCTAACCAAATTTCTGAAATAAAGATTATAGATATATTTGGACAAAGCAAACACCATTTTGATTTTATATACGATGAAAATAATAATTTGTTGGCATATAAAACCATAGACAGAAATAATGGCAATCTAGTTTCAAGAGTGGCGTTGAGCTATTATCCAGATTACAAAATCAGAAATGAGTTTGATAGTAGATTTTATAGAGAAGAAACCAGATTGTACTATTTAGGTGGATTGAATTTGATATACATGTTAGGTTTGAACTATGGCGAAACAACCAAAAATGCATTGAAAGAAAGAATAGAGTATATGCCAAATTTGACAGGAGATACCACAACAAGAACAAACCAATATACTTATACATTCAATTCTGAGAATGAAATTATATATAGAAAAATGACTGGACCATCAGATACTTTGTATTATAATTTTGAATATGAATAATAAATAAAGCCAAATAATATGAAAAAAAACAATAAAACAAGAATGCTAATCATTATATCAATTATTATTGTCGTATCAGCATTTTTTACAAGCTGTGTGCCAACACCTGGAGGTAGTGGAACCACACCATCTGGTACTTTTAATATTGGTATAAGTGCTACATTTGATTATTTTTATGATTGGTGGGATTTTCCATTTGGAATTAGCAAAGACACTTCTAAAATTATTTTAATTGATGGAGATTCTATTCGATTTAATGCAACATCTGCAGAATATACTGAATCAGGTATTTTGACTAGGTCATATGCTTCAATACAAATAAATGTGCTAAATAATCAAGCTAATAACTATCAGTTATTGTATATTGAAGATTCTTTATTTAGATCAAGCTCGCAAGATGGTTTAAAAACAATTAACAATAATACTTATACGCAAGATAAATGGAAAGTAATTTCTACAGTTTCTAAACATTATTTATTTCCATTGCCTATGAATTTTGAAAAATATATTGTGTTTAGAAAATTAAAACCTAATAACCAATATTTATATTTTTGGTTAAAAGTAAAAGGTAAAATGTATAAAGCTAATAGGATTCATCCATATTATGGCGAGACTTCCATAAATATAATTGAAACACATTGCTTAAATGGAAAATATCAATTGAATAATATTACAACTGGATTGTAAAAATTATTCTGATATTAAATATTTGTTTATTAAATTTTTTGTACTAATTTTATTGATATTTTAATATTTTAATACAATATGTCTTGCATGTTTATATTTATTCAGGTTTGTTTTTATGTAATTATTGAATTGAAAAATAATTTTTATAATGCTTTTTAATTCTTTAGAGTTTATATTGTTTTTTGTAGTATTTTTTCTACTGTATTGGAAGGTTTGTAGAAATAATCTAAAAAATCAGAACCTACTTATTCTAGTAGGTTCTGCTCTTTTTTATGGTTGGTGGAATTGGAAGTTTTTATTTCTTTTGTCTTTTTCTATTTTATTAGATTTCTTCACAGGAATAAAAATGAGTAAAGCTAAAAATCACAACATCAAAAAAAGATGGCTGTGGCTAAGTATTGTTATTAATTTAGGTTTCTTAGGTGTATTTAAATATTATAATTTTTTTATTTCATCATTTGAAGAGCTATTAGCATATTTTGGCTTACATTCAAATTTTTATTTATTAAATATAGTTTTGCCAGTTGGAATTTCTTTCTATACTTTTCATGGCTTATCGTATGTAATAGATATATACAAAGATAAGATTAGTGCAGAAAAGAATCTTATAGATTATGCTGTATTTGTTAGTTTTTTCCCATTGTTGGTAGCTGGTCCAATAGAGCGAGCCACACATCTTCTGCCACAAGTAAAAAAACAAAGGGTGTTTAGTTATACACAGGCAACAGATGGATTAAAACAAATTTTATGGGGTTTCTTTAAGAAAATTGTAATAGCAGATACATGTGCAGAATATGTAAATGAAATATTCAATCAGCCAGCAGATAGCTCTGGAATTACATTAGCAATTGGTGCTGTGTTGTTTGCATTTCAAATTTATGGTGATTTTTCTGGCTACACAGATATTGCCTTAGGTACAGCAAAATTGTTAGGCTTTGAATTACTCAAAAATTTCTCTTATCCATATTTCTCAAGAAGTATAGCTGAGTTCTGGCGAAGATGGCATATTTCTTTGTCTTCATGGTTCAAAGATTATTTGTATATTCCGTTAGGTGGTAGTAAAAATGGTATGATTAATACGATTAGAAATACATTTATTATTTTTTTAGTAAGTGGATTTTGGCATGGTGCTAATTTTACATTTATTGTTTGGGGTTTTCTTCATGCATTATATATTGTGCCTTCTGTTCTGCTCAAGACAAACAGAAATAATTTAGATATAGTTGCACAAGGAAGATTTTTTCCATCAATGAAAGAATTTGTGCAGGTAATTGTTACATTCATTTTAGTTTGTTTTGCTTGGATATTTTTTAGAGCAGAAAGTACACAAAATGCATTTGAATATATATATCTAATGTTCTCAACATCATGGTTAGATTTTGAAGGAAGATATATAAAAGTAATTTTTATAATTATAGTATTTGTGTTAATAGAATGGAAGCAAAGACAACAAGATATAGTATTAAAACTAAATATTAAGCGTAATTTTTGGAGATATCTTATTTATTATATTATTCTAATATGTATTTGGTTTTTTATATCTAAGCATCAAAAAACAGATTTTATATACTTTGCATTTTAGCTATGAATAAATTTATTTTAAAAACAATAAAATTTTTATCGATACCACTTTTTGCAAGTGTATTGTTGTATTTGTTGTTGTCAAAAAAAATAACAAATGGAAGTTATTTAGCTGCTTTGTATGAATTTAAACAACCATTGCTGCAACAACATCAACATCAAAAAAAGATAATTATTATTGGTGGCTCAAATGGTAAGTTTTGCTATTATTCTCCAATCATAAAAAAACATTTCTCTGAATATGAAGTGATAAATGCTAGTTTGCAAGGCAATGTTGGGTTAATGCATTCGCTAAATTATATTAAACCATATTTGAATAAAGATGATATTGTTATTCTTTCGCCAGAATATGCCATGTTGCAAACAGAAAGTGGTTTGTATGGTAATTACCAAAGTACACATTTGATGTCAGTTTATAATGGTGTTTTTAATCAAAACTTTAAAGATCTAAACTATTTACAATCATTTTTATCACAATCTTTTATGCATTATAAAGCATTGTTGGAAATTTTAGTTATCAGGATTGTAATTGGAAATAAGCAACAAAAAGAATTGTTTATTAAAAAACATCACAATGAATATGGAGACATTATTCACGCTAAAGGAAAAATAAACTATGTGAGTTTCCCAATACAAATTGACACTAATTTTAATCAATATGCCATTGAGTTTTTAAGTAATTACCAAAAATTTTGCACTGAAAACAAGATAAATTTCTTTGTAAATTTTCCAGCAGTAGCAAAACAAGCATTAACTATTCAATTAGATGATAGTTTGTTTCTACAATCTTTTAAAAGTAATTTTAAAAATGTGATGTATTTGAATTTTCCATCTGATGCTGTTGCAGACAAGGAGTATTTCTTCGATTCTCCTTATCATCTTAGAGAAAAGGAACAGCACGAGCATACAGAAAAATTGTGCGCACACTTGAAATCAAAATTATAATCTTGTAGTTGTTTCTTATATTTGTACATGTTGTTTAGGTATTCGAGTTTATTCTTGTTCTTATTAACAGTAGTTTCATGCACGCAAAAATCGCAAGTGCCTATTGCTGATGAAAGAAGTGAGTCAAATGATAAGTTATTAATAGAACCATTAGCTTGTCATTTTATTTCGCCAATAAATTTACCTTTTGATTTGGCAGGAAGTTTTGCAGAACCACGCACCAATCATTTTCACTCAGGTATTGATATTAAAACTAATAAAGTTGAAGGTTATCCAATATTTGCTGTTGCTGATGGCTTTATTTCAAGAATAAAGATATCGCCTTTTGGCTATGGAAAAGTTGTGTATGTTGAACATCAAAATGGATACACTAGTGTGTACGCACATCTACAAAAGTTTAATAAATTATTGGATAGTTTGGCGCTTTCATACATGTATGCAAATCAAACTAATGAAATAGATATCGTATTAGAGAAAAATAAATTTAAAGTAAAACAAGCTGATACAATAGCATTTTCTGGCAATTCTGGTGGTAGTACTGCGCCACATTTGCATTTTGAAATTAGAGAAACTGTTTCTGAAATGGCAAGAAATCCTTTGGATTTTTATAGTTCAGATATGTTTGTTGATAGCACAAAGCCAAGTATTCAAAAAATAATAATAAAGGAATTTTTCAATGAAAATTTCGTGTTAGATACCATGAACGTGTACAAGGCATCTGATTTTGTAACACAGAATTCATCAGTTGTGTATGTGCAGCAACCATATTTTACATTTGCTGTGCAAGGTTATGATAAACAAAATGAATTGTCGCAGAATAAAAATGGTATACAAAAAATAGAAGTGTTTGAAAGAAATAGCTTGCTATTTGAATATGATATTCAAAAAATAGATTTTAATTCGACAAGAGCGTGTAATGTGTTTTTTGACTATAATTATTACTTGCATAATAAGAATGTGTATGCCTATAATTGTTTTCAATTAACCAATAATACTTTACCAATTTACACGAATCAAAATAAAAAAATATATACAATATTGCCAAATGATACAATGTTTCTAACAATATATGCGTATGATTATAATCAAAATAAAACGGTGCATTATATAAATGTTTGTCATAGGAAAAATAATTATGTCAAAAATGAAATTGCAAAAATTATAAATAAAAGATTAGTTTCAGCATCTCAAAAAGATAGTGTAGTTGTTGGTAATTTTAAAATAATTTGGAATAAGAATACTTTTTATGATAAACAATATTTGCATTATGATGTAGATACTACTAAACAAAAATTTATTGTACAATTGTATAAAGACGAAACACCTTTGCATAATTCAGCTGAAATTGTAATCAATAATTCTACATTAAAAAATAAATATAAATTATGTGTTGTGTTAGAAAATGATAATAAAAAAAATTATCTAAGTACTACTGTGCATAATGATAATTTTATTGCACAAAATAAAGAATTGGGCAAATTTTATTTAGATTACGATACTATTGCACTAACAATTTCTACTGTTGTTTTTAAAAACAATCAATTTTCTGCTTTTATTGAAGATAAACAATCTGGCATTCTAACTTATAATTTATATGTAGATGATAAGTGGACGCCAATTTATTACGATGCAAAAAATAATAGCATTCAATCATATACAAGCATAAAAGGTACTAAACTAAAATTAGTTGTTATAGATAAGAAAAATAATATTTCAACTTATGAGAAATAATTATTCAAACAAATAAGCAATGTCTTCTTGAGTAAGATTTTTTACAAAATTTTCTTCAGCAACTATTAATGCATCTGATGTTACTTGTTTTCTTTCTTGTATAGATATTATTTTTTCTTCTATACTGTTTTTGCAAATCATTTTGTAAGCAAATACATTTTTTGTTTGTCCAATTCTATGTGTTCTGTCTATTGCTTGTTGTTGTATAGCTGTGTTCCACCATGGATCTACTAAAAATACATAATCAGCTGCAGTTAAATTTATTCCAGCATTTCCTGTTTTTAAGCTCATTAAAAATACTCTTTCTGTGCTGTCATCTTCCTGAAAAGCAGCAACCATTTTTTGTCTATCTTCCACAGCTGTGTCGCCATCAAAATGAAAATAAGGAATATTGTTTTCTATTAATTTTTCAGCAATTAAATGCAACATACCTTTGAATTGAGAAAACACCAAAACTTTATTTTTAGATAAATTGTTGATGATTTCATCTAATAGCATATCAATTTTTATAGATGATGTCGTGCCAATATCATCTTGTTTGAGTAGCGTAGGAGAGCAGCATACTTGTCTTAATTTTATAATTCCTTGTAGAATATTTAATTTACTTTTTGCTAAACCATCGTTCTGTATGTTTAAAAATATACTCTTTCGTATCTGTGCTTTTATGGTATTGTACACTTCTTGCTGTTCATCATGCATATCACACCACAAAACTAGCTCAGTTTTTTCTGGCAAATCAGTGGCTACTTGTTGTTTGGTTCTTCTTAAAATAAATGGTGCTGTTATTTTTTGTAATGCAATTGTTTTTTCTTCATTTTTATCTCTGTCTATTGGCAATACATATTCTTGTCTAAAAAATTCTTGAGAACCTAAGTATTCTGGCAATAGATAATTTAACTGTGCATATAAATCAAATGTATTATTCATGATTGGTGTTCCACTCAATGCAATTTTGTGTTTTGCAATAATTTGATAAACTGCCTTTGTAGTTTGTGCATAATATGTCTTTATATTATGACTTTCATCTAATATAATTGTATTCCAAAGTGTGTTTTTTATTTTTTCAATATCAGCACGCAATGTAGAATATGGTACAATCATAATGTTGGCTCCAGATTCTAAAAAGCTTGTAAAATCTCTATTTTGTTGATAGTACAGAAAAGCATTGGCACTTGGTAAGAATTTTTCTAATTCATTTTTCCAATTATACATCAA carries:
- a CDS encoding DEAD/DEAH box helicase → MWQQIETTVYPVPNSIKATLRPYQQKGYEWLCLLAEINAGACLADDMGLGKTIQTICFIANQLEKNTLEKFIIVCPSSLMYNWKNELEKFLPSANAFLYYQQNRDFTSFLESGANIMIVPYSTLRADIEKIKNTLWNTIILDESHNIKTYYAQTTKAVYQIIAKHKIALSGTPIMNNTFDLYAQLNYLLPEYLGSQEFFRQEYVLPIDRDKNEEKTIALQKITAPFILRRTKQQVATDLPEKTELVLWCDMHDEQQEVYNTIKAQIRKSIFLNIQNDGLAKSKLNILQGIIKLRQVCCSPTLLKQDDIGTTSSIKIDMLLDEIINNLSKNKVLVFSQFKGMLHLIAEKLIENNIPYFHFDGDTAVEDRQKMVAAFQEDDSTERVFLMSLKTGNAGINLTAADYVFLVDPWWNTAIQQQAIDRTHRIGQTKNVFAYKMICKNSIEEKIISIQERKQVTSDALIVAEENFVKNLTQEDIAYLFE